One window of Pocillopora verrucosa isolate sample1 chromosome 9, ASM3666991v2, whole genome shotgun sequence genomic DNA carries:
- the LOC131788648 gene encoding BTB/POZ domain-containing protein 6-B-like yields the protein MFTVEKNWQTTRPTIKERTTFMLNNELFSDVKFVVRKMHGESESLQLIPAHKFVLSIGSPVFEAMFYGELAETEDSIEMPDADYESLMEFFRFMYSDEVNFSGSNVMGVLYLAKKYIIPSLVDKCSEYLLDNLEPSNVFSILPSAQKYEEKNLVDRCWKVIDKQTELAVKSDGFGEIERSLLETVVKRDTLTIEEIELFKAVDLWATKECERQRLTADGSVKRRMLGEEIVKAIRFPTMKLEDFSTVVLDSDLLEKAEIKNIIKRLSSVSTSSTIFPDTKRYGTKISSVFEKCCRLGLISWFFQPYGDGRKDCIDFSVDKDIALHGLCFFGRNGQSHSVTLKLVDTNTKKALKSLTGTFSSVKLDCEEYSYDGFEVPLEAILLKKYTRYGIRAFITGPSSPIGMNFINPVQCSGVTFTFFKSEEPGSRTDVRNGQFPILLFSL from the coding sequence ATGTTCACCGTCGAGAAAAACTGGCAAACAACAAGACCAACCATCAAAGAAAGAACAACGTTCATGCTCAACAATGAACTCTTCAGTGATGTCAAGTTCGTTGTTCGCAAGATGCATGGCGAAAGTGAAAGTCTACAACTGATTCCAGCTCATAAGTTTGTGCTCTCGATTGGCAGCCCTGTCTTTGAAGCCATGTTTTATGGTGAGCTGGCCGAGACTGAAGACTCAATTGAAATGCCTGACGCCGATTACGAGAGTCTGATGGAGTTTTTTCGTTTCATGTACAGCGATGAAGTGAATTTCAGCGGAAGTAATGTTATGGGAGTGTTGTATTTGGCGAAGAAATACATAATCCCATCACTCGTTGATAAATGCTCGGAGTATTTGCTAGATAACTTGGAGCCATCGAATGTTTTCAGCATCCTGCCATCTGCTCAGAAATACGAAGAGAAAAACCTAGTGGATCGATGCTGGAAAGTGATTGATAAACAGACAGAGCTAGCCGTGAAATCTGATGGATTTGGTGAAATCGAGAGGTCACTACTTGAAACAGTTGTCAAAAGAGACACGCTGACAATTGAAGAGATTGAGTTGTTTAAAGCTGTTGACCTGTGGGCTACAAAGGAATGTGAACGACAACGTTTAACCGCTGATGGCTCAGTGAAAAGAAGGATGCTTGGAGAGGAGATAGTCAAAGCCATACGCTTCCCAACGATGAAACTGGAAGATTTTTCCACTGTTGTATTGGATTCTGACCTTCTAGAAAAAGCGGAGATCAAAAATATCATCAAACGCCTAAGTTCAGTTTCGACGTCTTCAACTATTTTTCCTGACACAAAACGATATGGCACCAAGATATCGAGTGTTTTCGAAAAATGTTGCCGGCTGGGTTTAATTTCTTGGTTTTTTCAGCCTTATGGTGATGGTCGTAAGGACTGTATCGATTTCTCGGTCGATAAAGACATAGCTCTACACGGATTGTGCTTCTTTGGTCGGAATGGGCAATCTCATTCGGTAACTTTGAAGCTAGTAGACACAAACACCAAAAAAGCGTTAAAATCTTTGACTGGAACATTTTCCTCAGTGAAGTTAGATTGCGAAGAATACAGCTATGACGGTTTTGAGGTGCCTCTTGAAgcaattttgttgaaaaaatacACAAGATACGGTATAAGGGCTTTCATAACAGGTCCTAGTTCGCCGATTGGGATGAACTTTATCAACCCCGTTCAATGTTCGGGAgtaacatttacattttttaaaagtgaGGAACCAGGATCTAGAACAGACGTTAGAAATGGGCAATTTCCGATACTGCTGTTTTCTCTTTAG